A region of Equus przewalskii isolate Varuska chromosome 29, EquPr2, whole genome shotgun sequence DNA encodes the following proteins:
- the LOC103547850 gene encoding ubiquitin-conjugating enzyme E2 N, with the protein MAGLPRRIIKETQRLLAEPVPGIKAEPDESNARYFHVVIAGPQDSPFEGGTFKLELFLPEEYPMAAPKVRFMTKIYHPNVDKLGRICLDILKDKWSPALQIRTVLLSIQALLSAPNPDDPLANDVAEQWKTNEAQAIETARAWTRLYAMNNI; encoded by the exons ATGGCCGGGCTGCCCCGCAGGATTATCAAGGAAACCCAGCGTTTGCTGGCAGAACCAGTTCCCGGCATTAAAGCAGAACCAGATGAGAGCAACGCCCGTTATTTTCATGTGGTCATTGCTGGCCCCCAGGATTCCCCCTTTGAGGGAGGGACTTTTAAACTTGAACTATTCCTTCCAGAAGAATACCCGATGGCAGCCCCTAAAGTACGTTTCATGACCAAAATTTATCATCCTAATGTAGACAAGTTGGGAAGAATATGTTTAGATATTTTGAAAG ATAAGTGGTCCCCAGCACTGCAGATCCGCACAGTTCTGCTATCGATCCAGGCTTTGTTAAGTGCTCCCAATCCAGATGACCCGTTAGCAAATGATGTAGCGGAGCAGTGGAAGACCAACGAAGCCCAAGCCATAGAAACAGCTAGAGCATGGACTAGGTTATATGCCATGAATAATATTTAA